In Populus nigra chromosome 1, ddPopNigr1.1, whole genome shotgun sequence, one genomic interval encodes:
- the LOC133683210 gene encoding protein phosphatase 2C 51-like, whose protein sequence is MMASAATYSITTCFLDEGKNKNRNIKEVTPCETTKSVTPVKESKIDDQDFKHQNLEDSSLLPSSISSCSDKGKQVVTPLGIIEAGIDGEEDDNKTITSKSHGMMSVIGRRSVMEDAVTMVLGVAVGESGSYDFFAVYDGHGGARVANACRYRMHQLVAKEVEKGERVGGGKGLEYWEKLMGACFEKMDEELVIHNEGGGGEVEIGKEALSIKNMGSTAVVVMVGKEEVVVANCGDSRAVMCRGGLVVPLSHDHKPDRPDERERVEAAGGRIINWNGSRVQGVLATSRSIGDHYLKPFVISEPEVTVSERTESDEFVVIATDGLWDVVTNETACKVVRKLFDGQLKRRLPDEFSGNCSAEAAAKLAKLAMARGSADNISVIVVQLKKG, encoded by the exons ATGATGGCGTCTGCTGCTACGTATTCAATCACTACCTGTTTTCTTGATGAgggaaaaaacaagaacagaAACATCAAAGAAGTAACACCTTGTGAAACAACAAAATCTGTAACACCGGTGAAAGAATCCAAGATTGATGATCAAGATTTCAAGCACCAAAATTTAGAGGACTCTTCATTATTACCATCGTCAATATCTTCTTGTTCAGATAAAGGAAAACAGGTGGTGACACCACTTGGAATCATAGAGGCTGGCATCGATGGAGAGGAAGATGACAATAAGACTATAACGAGCAAATCGCACGGGATGATGTCGGTGATCGGACGGCGAAGTGTGATGGAGGATGCTGTTACAATGGTCCTGGGAGTTGCTGTTGGTGAATCTGGTAGCTATGACTTTTTTGCAGTTTATGATGGGCACGGAGGCGCTAGGGTGGCGAACGCGTGTAGATATAGGATGCACCAGCTGGTGGCGAAGGAAGTGGAGAAAGGGGAAAGGGTTGGCGGCGGCAAGGGATTGGAGTACTGGGAGAAGTTGATGGGGGCGTGTTTTGAGAAGATGGATGAGGAGCTGGTGATCCATAATGAGGGTGGTGGAGGAGAGGTGGAGATAGGGAAGGAAGCGTTGTCAATAAAGAATATGGGTTCGACCGCAGTGGTGGTGATGGTAGGgaaggaggaggtggtggtggcgAATTGTGGGGATTCAAGGGCGGTTATGTGTCGCGGTGGCTTGGTTGTGCCTTTGTCTCATGATCATAAG CCTGACAGGCCtgatgaaagagagagagtggaaGCAGCAGGTGGACGAATCATAAACTGGAACGGTAGCCGCGTCCAAGGAGTCCTCGCCACTTCAAGATCAATAG gagATCACTATTTGAAGCCATTTGTGATCTCCGAACCCGAGGTTACTGTTAGCGAGCGAACTGAGTCAGACGAATTCGTTGTCATAGCAACTGATGGCTTATGGGATGTAGTTACAAATGAGACTGCCTGCAAGGTTGTCAGAAAGCTCTTTGATGGCCAATTAAAGAGGAGGCTTCCAGATGAATTTAGTGGAAATTGTTCTGCAGAGGCAGCAGCAAAGCTAGCCAAATTGGCAATGGCTCGAGGGAGCGCAGACAATATCAGTGTCATAGTAGTTCAGCTGAAAAAAGGCTGA
- the LOC133678839 gene encoding endoglucanase 6-like — translation MEKFVRLISMAPFFLLLCLPFALAGHNYGQALSKSILFFEAQRSGYLPHNQRVTWRSNSGLNDGKASGVDLVGGYYDAGDNVKFGLPMAFTITMMSWSIIEYGKQLGSSGELGHAMNAVKWGTDYLIKAHPQPDVLYGEVGDGNTDHHCWQRPEDMTTDRRAYKIDPSNPGSDLAGETAAAMAAASIVFRRSNPSYANELLTHARQLFDFADKYRGKYDSSITVAQKYYRSVSGYNDELLWAAAWMYQATNNQYYLNYLGNNGDSMGGTGWGMTEFGWDVKYAGVQTLVAKFLMQGKAGLHAPVFEKYQQKAEYFMCSCLGKGSRNVQKTPGGLIFRQRWNNMQFVTSASFLTTVYSDYLASAGRNLNCAAGNVAPTQLLAFAKSQVDYILGDNPRATSYMVGYGNNYPRQVHHRGSSIVSYKVDPTFVTCRGGYATWFSRKGSDPNLLTGAIVGGPDAYDNFADERDNYEQTEPATYNNAPLLGLLARLSGGHGGYNQLLPVVVPAPIEKKPAPQTKITPAPASTSAPVAIVQKTTATWIAKGKTYYRYSTIVTNKSAKELKDIKLSISKLYGPLWGLTKSGNFYAFPSWITSLAAGKSLEFVYVHSASAADVSVSSYTLA, via the exons ATGGAGAAGTTTGTGAGGCTCATTTCAATGGCTCCTTTCTTTCTGCTCCTTTGCTTGCCCTTTGCTCTTGCTGGTCATAACTATGGTCAAGCTTTAAGTAAGAGTATTCTCTTCTTTGAAGCCCAAAGATCTGGTTACCTTCCCCATAACCAGAGAGTCACTTGGAGATCTAACTCTGGTTTGAATGACGGCAAGGCTAGTGGG GTGGATCTGGTAGGAGGGTACTACGATGCAGGGGACAATGTGAAATTTGGTTTGCCAATGGCGTTCACAATCACAATGATGTCATGGAGCATAATTGAATATGGGAAGCAATTGGGCTCGAGTGGTGAACTTGGCCATGCCATGAATGCTGTTAAGTGGGGAACTGACTACCTTATTAAAGCTCACCCTCAGCCCGATGTCCTCTATGGAGAG GTTGGCGATGGCAACACTGACCACCACTGTTGGCAAAGACCAGAGGATATGACCACTGACCGTAGGGCTTACAAGATTGACCCAAGTAATCCCGGGTCGGATCTCGCTGGTGAAACAGCCGCCGCAATGGCCGCCGCTTCCATCGTTTTCCGCCGCTCTAACCCTTCCTATGCCAATGAGCTACTCACTCATGCACGCCAG CTATTTGATTTCGCAGACAAGTACAGAGGTAAATACGACAGCAGCATTACAGTGGCCCAAAAATATTACCGCTCTGTCAGTGGCTACAAT GATGAGTTGCTATGGGCAGCTGCATGGATGTACCAAGCAACAAACAATCAGTATTACTTGAACTACCTTGGAAACAATGGTGACTCTATGGGAGGAACTGGGTGGGGTATGACTGAATTTGGTTGGGATGTTAAGTATGCTGGGGTCCAAACCCTTGTTGCCAAG TTCTTGATGCAAGGCAAAGCTGGCCTCCATGCACCAGTCTTTGAGAAGTACCAACAGAAGGCTGAGTACTTCATGTGCTCATGCCTTGGAAAGGGTAGTCGCAACGTTCAGAAAACTCCCGGTGGTCTAATTTTCCGCCAGAGATGGAACAATATGCAGTTTGTGACCAGTGCTTCATTCTTGACCACTGTCTACTCTGACTATCTTGCTTCTGCTGGAAGGAACTTGAATTGTGCTGCTGGCAATGTGGCACCAACCCAGCTTCTAGCTTTCGCAAAATCTCAG GTGGATTACATTCTTGGAGACAACCCAAGAGCTACAAGTTACATGGTTGGTTATGGAAACAACTATCCACGACAGGTTCACCACAGGGGTTCTTCAATTGTTTCCTATAAGGTTGACCCGACATTTGTTACCTGCCGTGGAGGTTATGCTACGTGGTTTAGTAGGAAAGGAAGTGATCCCAATCTCCTCACTGGTGCCATTGTTGGTGGTCCTGATGCCTACGACAACTTTGCTGATGAAAGAGACAATTATGAGCAAACAGAACCTGCTACCTACAACAATGCCCCTCTTCTTGGTTTATTGGCTAGGCTAAGTGGTGGTCATGGAGGGTATAACCAGCTCCTTCCAG TGGTGGTTCCAGCTCCTATTGAAAAGAAACCAGCACCACAAACCAAAATAACTCCAGCACCAG CTTCAACTTCTGCTCCTGTTGCCATTGTACAAAAGACGACAGCAACATGGATTGCCAAGGGAAAAACTTACTACAGGTATTCTACTATTGTGACCAACAAATCTGCTAAAGAACTAAAGGATATCAAGCTTTCAATATCAAAGCTTTATGGTCCTCTGTGGGGTCTGACAAAATCCGGAAATTTTTATGCTTTTCCATCATGGATCACCTCTTTAGCCGCGGGAAAAAGTCTTGAGTTTGTCTACGTTCACTCTGCCTCCGCTGCAGATGTCTCTGTTTCAAGCTACACTTTGGCctga
- the LOC133682163 gene encoding uncharacterized protein LOC133682163: MVRSMLKHTLKRLVVKGYNQEYRVDYQEIFAPVARQDTIRLVVSLAAQNSWPIFQLDVKSAFLNGELIEQVYIEQPLSYVIKGNDEAMFVAFKNSIMADFDMTDMRKMKYFLSIEVAQTATGFFIGQKKYAQEVLERFHMENCNPVGTPTEPGLKLSRDLDGERVVSTYFKQIVGSLMYMEKPTELHLKAAKRVFRYLKGTTDFGILYKKNEGSILSGFTDSNYAGDLDDSEDQVADILTKSLKLKAFEKLRGLLGALTKLEYLDLWGSNISNKGATVLQKFPKLKFLGLAWTNVTILPNLSSLECLNLSNCTINSVLQGNGNKAHLTKLICSGATFTNEAEAFLYFNTCFLSFLDVSNSSLNGFYFLHHLKAMEYLDLSSSMIGDDSIEAVASIGAILRNLNLGKTRVTSAGVAILVGHVPKLENLSLSHTLVDDLAMSYIGMMPSLKLVDLNNTIINGFIHQDGAEPNLISSLTALHSLKGLESLNLECANIKDAAVDPVSNFQELRLLSLKSPSLTDISLYRLSSLPKIRNLGIRDAVLTDSGLFSFRPPATLEMLDLRGCWLLTEDAILSFRKRHPQIELRHEHVVSISDQTARHRLTPPRTFLRPPQVNQKQEKLIVSQYFIDQRLKYTREELLALQFQSSSLGSPFDKSHAKPQMQSD; encoded by the exons ATGGTACGAAgcatgttg AAGCATACTTTGAAAAGGCTAGTTGTGAAAGGCTACAATCAAGAGTATAGAGTTGATTATCAAGAGATTTTTGCACCTGTTGCAAGACAAGATACAATTCGGCTGGTTGTTTCATTAGCTGCACAAAACTCATGGCCTATTTtccaacttgatgtgaaatcGGCCTTCCTTAATGGTGAACTAATTGAGCAAGTTTACATTGAACAGCCCCTCAGTTATGTGATAAAAG GCAATGATGAGGCTATGTTTGTTGCTTTTAAGAATTCTATAATGGCTGATTTTGACATGACTGATAtgagaaaaatgaaatattttcttagtaTAGAAGTAGCACAAACAGCTACCGGATTCTTTATTGGGCAAAAGAAATATGCTCAAGAGGTTTTGGAAAGGTTTCACATGGAGAATTGTAATCCAGTTGGGACTCCAACTGAACCAGGATTGAAGCTCTCAAGAGATCTTGATGGAGAAAGGGTTGTTAGTACTTACTTCAAACAAATTGTTGgaagtttaat GTATATGGAAAAACCAACAGAGCTGCATCTCAAAGCTGCTAAAAGAGTGTTTCGTTACTTGAAAGGAACCACAGATTTCGGTATTTTGTACAAGAAAAATGAAGGATCTATTCTGTCTGGTTTCACTGACAGCAATTATGCTGGTGATTTAGACGATAG TGAAGACCAAGTTGCAGATATCCTGACTAAATCTCTAAAGCTGAAAGCATTTGAGAAGTTGCGTGGATTACTTGGA GCGTTGACAAAGCTAGAGTATCTTGACCTTTGGGGGAGTAACATATCTAACAAAGGGGCCACTGTTCTTCAAAAATTTCCCAAGTTGAAGTTTCTCGGTCTGGCCTGGACCAATGTTACAATATTGCCAAATTTGTCATCTCTTGAATGCTTAAACTTGAGTAACTGCACCATTAATTCTGTACTTCAAGGTAATGGGAATAAAGCTCATTTGACTAAGCTTATATGCTCTGGAGCTACATTCACCAACGAGGCTGAAGCATTCTTGTATTTCAATACATGCTTCCTATCTTTTCTGGATGTATCCAATTCATCTCTCAATGGATTCTACTTCTTACATCATTTGAAAGCAATGGAATATTTGGATCTCAGCAGTAGCATGATAGGTGATGATTCAATTGAAGCGGTTGCAAGTATAGGAGCAATTTTGAGAAATTTAAATCTcggcaaaacaagagtcacctCTGCTGGGGTGGCAATATTAGTTGGTCATGTTCCAAAGCTTGAGAATTTATCATTATCTCACACTCTAGTAGATGATTTGGCCATGTCATATATTGGCATGATGCCTTCACTGAAGCTTGTTGATTTAAACAATACAATCATCAATG GTTTCATTCACCAGGATGGTGCTGAGCCAAATTTGATTTCCTCACTGACAGCACTACATAGCCTTAAAGGTTTGGAAAGTTTGAATCTAGAATGCGCCAACATCAAGGATGCAGCTGTAGACCCCGTATCAAACTTTCAAGAATTGAGGCTTTTATCTCTCAAAAGTCCTTCCCTTACAGACATCTCCCTTTACCGCTTGTCATCTCTACCAAAGATAAGAAATCTAGGCATTCGCGATGCTGTGCTGACTGACTCTGGGCTATTTTCATTCAGACCACCAGCAACTCTTGAAATGCTGGACCTCAGGGGTTGTTGGCTCTTAACTGAGGATGCTATCTTGTCATTTCGTAAAAGACatcctcaaattgaattaaGGCATGAGCATGTTGTCTCTATATCAGATCAAACTGCCCGCCACCGTCTGACTCCACCACGAACATTTCTAAGACCTCCACAAGTAAACCAGAAACAGGAAAAGTTGATTGTGTCTCAGTATTTTATAG ATCAGAGACTGAAGTATACCAGAGAGGAGCTTCTTGCATTACAGTTTCAATCCTCATCTCTCGGGTCTCCTTTTGACAAAAGCCATGCCAAACCCCAGATGCAGTCGGATTGA